Proteins encoded by one window of Aphis gossypii isolate Hap1 chromosome X, ASM2018417v2, whole genome shotgun sequence:
- the LOC114124455 gene encoding protein spaetzle-like gives MAKHTSDNNSQWEEYSSSPTRNRIKITSLINQDNTTTYTTSSYKEDQQNESVIGVENVKVIFLSTANLINSSSIVVPNSIDDKIKFISIDKFIPEPNAIEKCSLNGSYCVKVDNYPREDLLNLLRTSKFMSTNYYDTDDINEVNDFETRMSDSQLSSFCQSRVKTIFPEVGITIKNEWRYIIQDPSNDKDSFKQGIRVEKCIDVEIPCMFADTLPFGYISTCIQKYIYKRLMTIKGTQEFYYDSFKLPSCCKCMYGINPELLT, from the exons ATGGCAAAACACACTTCTGACAATAATTCACAGTGGGAAGAATATTCAAGTTCTCCAACTaggaatagaataaaaataacaagtctGATTAATCAAGATAATACAACTACATACACAACTTCAAGTTATAAGGAAGATCAACA aaaTGAATCTGTAATTGgtgttgaaaatgttaaagttatatttttatcaacagcTAACTTGATAAATTCTTCTTCGATTGTTGTTCCAAATTCGATTgatgacaaaattaaatttatttcaatcgaTAAATTTATACCTGAACCAAACGCAATTGAGAAATGTTCATTAAATGGTAGTTACTGCGTCAAAGTTGATAACTATCCAAG agaagatttattaaatcttcttAGAACCAGCAAGTTTATGtcaactaattattatgatacagaTGATATAAATGAA gtgaATGATTTCGAAACAAGAATGTCAGATAGTCAACTTTCATCATTCTGTCAATCAagagtaa AAACAATATTTCCAGAAGTcggtattacaataaaaaacgaatggcgttatattatacaagatcCATCAAATGACAAAGATAGTTTTAAACAAGGAATTCGAGTGGAGAAATGTAT tgatgTTGAAATCCCATGTATGTTTGCTGACACTTTACCATTCGGATACATTTCaacatgtatacaaaaatatatctacaaaAGATTGATGACGATTAAAGGTACAcaagaattttattatgatagctTTAAATTACCATCTTGTTGTAAGTGCATGTATGGTATAAACCCCGAGCTGTTAACTTGA
- the LOC126551815 gene encoding uncharacterized protein LOC126551815, giving the protein MMQFIKGFKNIQRTRTVAHTNKLHFLKYYHDHGTDKESDCAEQCLLECSQLNLCPDECQTVSDKCQIDPDKCQTVSDKCQIDPDECQTVSDKCQIEPDECQTVSDKCQTEISNEKCGRYNKYSFHDFLIQSVTYIETQPSNKEFFEPKGTLDKQIKMDNKTK; this is encoded by the exons ATGATGCAGTTTATAAAA ggttttaaaaatattcaacgaACACGAACTGTCGctcatacaaataaattgcattttttaaagtattatcacGATCACGGTACTGACAAAGAATCTGATTGTGCTGAACAGTGTTTACTCG AGTGTTCTCAATTGAATCTATGCCCCGACGAATGTCAAACTGTCTCCGACAAATGTCAAATTGACCCCGACAAATGTCAAACTGTCTCCGACAAATGTCAAATTGACCCCGACGAATGTCAAACTGTCTCCGACAAATGTCAAATTGAACCCGACGAATGTCAAACTGTCTCCGATAAATGTCAAACTGAAATCAGTAATGAAAAATGTGGTAGATATAACAAGTACTCGTTTCATGACTTTTTGATTCAAAGTGTTACTTATATAGAAACACAGCCTTCTAATAAAGAGTTCTTTGAACCAAAAGGTACACttgataaacaaattaaaatggacaataaaacaaaataa
- the LOC114124445 gene encoding inhibitor of growth protein 3-like isoform X1 yields MFYLEDFLEKLELLPQEIKNRTAEIGKLDLQVENSMNRIKNNVDTLFSKADTMNSDDLKDKFKALMKEGDKSLKQSDSKIQIANDMQNLILKYIKRLDLELHGFKTELEADKSGITQLIEKRILDSDQSNSSNHKENNYETNRCLFGEIEEVLNNVSSVDQKFIKVASDASSSEELVSYFQPDTSPVNSQMAPFPLSFTMGSGCSEISSVKSEAIVSSQKLSCGRKSTSLKASFNAINYDLIKDQSDFLSKEFSISKEITQLIKSSCKQTKKNKKLGREIVCKEISIHRNELIDPNEPQYCLCNQIAYGTMVACDNNKCPHEWFHYECVGIINPPNGKWYCPKCIINMKRKR; encoded by the exons atgTTCTATTTGGAAGATTTTCTGGAAA aaCTTGAACTCTTACCGCAAGAGATAAAAAATCGCACTGCAGAAATTGGAAAACTGGATTTGCAAGTCGAAA ATTCTATGAaccgtataaaaaataacgtagacactttattttcaaaagctGACACTATGAATTCAGATGATTTGAAGGATAAATTTAAAGCACTTATGAAAGAAGGTGACAAATCTCTTAAACAATCtg actcAAAAATACAGATTGCTAATGATATGCAAAAtctcatattaaaatacattaaacgaCTGGATCTTGAGTTACATGGATTTAAAACTGAATTGGAAGCTGATAAAAGTGGAATCACTcaacttattgaaaaaa gaATTTTAGATTCAGATCAAAGCAATTCATCCAATCATAAAGAGaataattatgaaacaaaTAGATGTCTTTTTGGAG aaatagaaGAAGTCTTAAATAATGTCAGCAGTGTAgatcaaaaatttattaaagtagCTTCTGATGCATCTAGTAGTGAAGAATTAGTATCTTATTTTCAACCTGATACAAGTCCTGTTAATTCTCAAATGGCTCCATTTCCATTATCCTTCACGATGGGATCTGGCTGCTCAGAAATTTCATCAGTTAAGTCTGAAGCTATTGTTTCTTCTCAAaag CTGTCTTGTGGGCGTAAGTCAACTAGTTTAAAAGCATCCTTTAATGCAATTAATTATGACCTAATTAAAGATCAATcagattttttatcaaaagaaTTTTCTATTAGTAAAGAAAttacacaattaattaaatctagttgtaaacaaacaaaaaaaaataaaaa aCTTGGAAGAGAAATTGTATGTAAAGAAATATCAATTCATAGAAATGAACTAATCGATCCTAATGAACCTCAATACTGTTTATGTAATCAAATAGCTTATGGTACAATGGTGgcttgtgataataataag TGCCCACATGAATGGTTTCATTATGAATGCGTTGGTATTATAAATCCACCTAATGGAAAGTGGTATTGTCCTAAGTGCATTATCAATATGAAGAGAAAaagataa
- the LOC114124445 gene encoding inhibitor of growth protein 3-like isoform X3, with the protein MNRIKNNVDTLFSKADTMNSDDLKDKFKALMKEGDKSLKQSDSKIQIANDMQNLILKYIKRLDLELHGFKTELEADKSGITQLIEKRILDSDQSNSSNHKENNYETNRCLFGEIEEVLNNVSSVDQKFIKVASDASSSEELVSYFQPDTSPVNSQMAPFPLSFTMGSGCSEISSVKSEAIVSSQKLSCGRKSTSLKASFNAINYDLIKDQSDFLSKEFSISKEITQLIKSSCKQTKKNKKLGREIVCKEISIHRNELIDPNEPQYCLCNQIAYGTMVACDNNKCPHEWFHYECVGIINPPNGKWYCPKCIINMKRKR; encoded by the exons ATGAaccgtataaaaaataacgtagacactttattttcaaaagctGACACTATGAATTCAGATGATTTGAAGGATAAATTTAAAGCACTTATGAAAGAAGGTGACAAATCTCTTAAACAATCtg actcAAAAATACAGATTGCTAATGATATGCAAAAtctcatattaaaatacattaaacgaCTGGATCTTGAGTTACATGGATTTAAAACTGAATTGGAAGCTGATAAAAGTGGAATCACTcaacttattgaaaaaa gaATTTTAGATTCAGATCAAAGCAATTCATCCAATCATAAAGAGaataattatgaaacaaaTAGATGTCTTTTTGGAG aaatagaaGAAGTCTTAAATAATGTCAGCAGTGTAgatcaaaaatttattaaagtagCTTCTGATGCATCTAGTAGTGAAGAATTAGTATCTTATTTTCAACCTGATACAAGTCCTGTTAATTCTCAAATGGCTCCATTTCCATTATCCTTCACGATGGGATCTGGCTGCTCAGAAATTTCATCAGTTAAGTCTGAAGCTATTGTTTCTTCTCAAaag CTGTCTTGTGGGCGTAAGTCAACTAGTTTAAAAGCATCCTTTAATGCAATTAATTATGACCTAATTAAAGATCAATcagattttttatcaaaagaaTTTTCTATTAGTAAAGAAAttacacaattaattaaatctagttgtaaacaaacaaaaaaaaataaaaa aCTTGGAAGAGAAATTGTATGTAAAGAAATATCAATTCATAGAAATGAACTAATCGATCCTAATGAACCTCAATACTGTTTATGTAATCAAATAGCTTATGGTACAATGGTGgcttgtgataataataag TGCCCACATGAATGGTTTCATTATGAATGCGTTGGTATTATAAATCCACCTAATGGAAAGTGGTATTGTCCTAAGTGCATTATCAATATGAAGAGAAAaagataa
- the LOC114124445 gene encoding inhibitor of growth protein 3-like isoform X2: protein MFYLEDFLEKLELLPQEIKNRTAEIGKLDLQVENSMNRIKNNVDTLFSKADTMNSDDLKDKFKALMKEDSKIQIANDMQNLILKYIKRLDLELHGFKTELEADKSGITQLIEKRILDSDQSNSSNHKENNYETNRCLFGEIEEVLNNVSSVDQKFIKVASDASSSEELVSYFQPDTSPVNSQMAPFPLSFTMGSGCSEISSVKSEAIVSSQKLSCGRKSTSLKASFNAINYDLIKDQSDFLSKEFSISKEITQLIKSSCKQTKKNKKLGREIVCKEISIHRNELIDPNEPQYCLCNQIAYGTMVACDNNKCPHEWFHYECVGIINPPNGKWYCPKCIINMKRKR, encoded by the exons atgTTCTATTTGGAAGATTTTCTGGAAA aaCTTGAACTCTTACCGCAAGAGATAAAAAATCGCACTGCAGAAATTGGAAAACTGGATTTGCAAGTCGAAA ATTCTATGAaccgtataaaaaataacgtagacactttattttcaaaagctGACACTATGAATTCAGATGATTTGAAGGATAAATTTAAAGCACTTATGAAAGAAG actcAAAAATACAGATTGCTAATGATATGCAAAAtctcatattaaaatacattaaacgaCTGGATCTTGAGTTACATGGATTTAAAACTGAATTGGAAGCTGATAAAAGTGGAATCACTcaacttattgaaaaaa gaATTTTAGATTCAGATCAAAGCAATTCATCCAATCATAAAGAGaataattatgaaacaaaTAGATGTCTTTTTGGAG aaatagaaGAAGTCTTAAATAATGTCAGCAGTGTAgatcaaaaatttattaaagtagCTTCTGATGCATCTAGTAGTGAAGAATTAGTATCTTATTTTCAACCTGATACAAGTCCTGTTAATTCTCAAATGGCTCCATTTCCATTATCCTTCACGATGGGATCTGGCTGCTCAGAAATTTCATCAGTTAAGTCTGAAGCTATTGTTTCTTCTCAAaag CTGTCTTGTGGGCGTAAGTCAACTAGTTTAAAAGCATCCTTTAATGCAATTAATTATGACCTAATTAAAGATCAATcagattttttatcaaaagaaTTTTCTATTAGTAAAGAAAttacacaattaattaaatctagttgtaaacaaacaaaaaaaaataaaaa aCTTGGAAGAGAAATTGTATGTAAAGAAATATCAATTCATAGAAATGAACTAATCGATCCTAATGAACCTCAATACTGTTTATGTAATCAAATAGCTTATGGTACAATGGTGgcttgtgataataataag TGCCCACATGAATGGTTTCATTATGAATGCGTTGGTATTATAAATCCACCTAATGGAAAGTGGTATTGTCCTAAGTGCATTATCAATATGAAGAGAAAaagataa
- the LOC114124448 gene encoding uncharacterized protein LOC114124448 isoform X1 yields MASVASLLMLLAVAFPIIHSIPNHSAQDTFPHGKPTQETPAQETPTQETPAQTENSYQLCINDEAGVIPQTCCPPLGSSDDRFNVTVLGNPSSTIIGSAYMKRYHPEYQPAFNLWLADFDTEIEDIDIENITHAVFYCFSKRRFIDEDKNIDGWYVTLKEPFEKWFGRSTFYCALYSMIQEYPPTIQMVISANNSCDGLAATMANIEQQRVPEGLQHFEDGSIALLLTQDIP; encoded by the exons ATGGCGTCCGTTGCAAGTTTATTAATGCTGCTTGCCGTCGCCTTCCCGATTATACATTCCATTCCCAATCACAGTGCACAAGATACCTTTCCACATGGAAAACCAACACAGGAAACACCAGCACAGGAAACACCAACACAGGAAACACCTGCACAGACTGAGAACTCGTATCAAT TGTGTATAAATGATGAAGCGGGTGTAATACCCCAAACATGCTGTCCACCGCTCGGATCATCGGACGACAGATTCAATGTAACAGTATTGGGCAATCCGTCTTCGACGATAATTGGATCTGCCTATATGAAAAGATACCATCCAGAATACCAACCCGCGTTCAATTTGTGGCTTGCTGATTTCGACACTG AAATTGAAGATATAGATATTGAGAATATAACACAtgctgtattttattgtttttcaaaacgtCGATTCATAGATgaggataaaaatattgatggcTGGTATGTGACTCTAAAGGAACCATTTGAAAAATGGTTTGGCCGAAGTACCTTCTATTGTGCT CTGTACTCAATGATCCAAGAATACCCACCAACGATCCAGATGGTGATTAGTGCGAACAATTCGTGTGATGGTCTAGCAGCGACAATGGCGAATATTGAGCAGCAAAGAGTACCAGAAGGACTCCAACATTTTGAAGATGGATCCATAGCTCTTTTATTAACTCAGGATATTCCATAA
- the LOC114124448 gene encoding uncharacterized protein LOC114124448 isoform X2, with protein MIDDNNNNVCINDEAGVIPQTCCPPLGSSDDRFNVTVLGNPSSTIIGSAYMKRYHPEYQPAFNLWLADFDTEIEDIDIENITHAVFYCFSKRRFIDEDKNIDGWYVTLKEPFEKWFGRSTFYCALYSMIQEYPPTIQMVISANNSCDGLAATMANIEQQRVPEGLQHFEDGSIALLLTQDIP; from the exons atgattgatgataataataataatg TGTGTATAAATGATGAAGCGGGTGTAATACCCCAAACATGCTGTCCACCGCTCGGATCATCGGACGACAGATTCAATGTAACAGTATTGGGCAATCCGTCTTCGACGATAATTGGATCTGCCTATATGAAAAGATACCATCCAGAATACCAACCCGCGTTCAATTTGTGGCTTGCTGATTTCGACACTG AAATTGAAGATATAGATATTGAGAATATAACACAtgctgtattttattgtttttcaaaacgtCGATTCATAGATgaggataaaaatattgatggcTGGTATGTGACTCTAAAGGAACCATTTGAAAAATGGTTTGGCCGAAGTACCTTCTATTGTGCT CTGTACTCAATGATCCAAGAATACCCACCAACGATCCAGATGGTGATTAGTGCGAACAATTCGTGTGATGGTCTAGCAGCGACAATGGCGAATATTGAGCAGCAAAGAGTACCAGAAGGACTCCAACATTTTGAAGATGGATCCATAGCTCTTTTATTAACTCAGGATATTCCATAA